The genomic stretch TTGACTTCATTGCTTGTAATAACTAAAACCCATTACTAGTTAAGCTTCTTTCTGCAGAGTAAATGGCTCTGTTTCTTGCAAAATATTTAGCTGAAAATTCATGCcctgtttttttcttaaaatatgaaCAAGTTATCTGGTTGCCCAAAATGGTTGTAAGTTGGGGATAGAGGGAAATTGAGAGTTTGGGAGtggaaaataaacaaagaaatcaaCTTGTCTCGTTCTGtcctttatttgtttgtttgtgttgtaTGGGGAATTAAGCTATAGGAGTGTGGGATGAGATTGCCTCCTTTTGGATTTGTTTAGAATCTGAGACCCGTAGGATTTCTTTGGTTATAATGTGTGAGTACATTATATGAAGCCAATGAAACAAAATACTCGATTACTCAAAAGGGAGAAAGATATTTTTTGTTCTCCAACCTTTGGGCTTTGGGGCTGCAGCTCATGGGGATGGGATTGTTTAGGGTATAATAAGGTTTCTATCatgaatattttcttttgcagtgttattattgttataatGCTAATCAACTACATGAATTATAATCGGCCTGACTCGACTCATGTCATTTTGACTTGCTTGTATAATCCTTAAGTGGGGTTTATGTATTGTCAGTTTAGAGGGGTTCGTATTTCATAATACCCCTTCTATGTGTTGGAACTCTTCTCTCAATGGGTATACTTTGTTGCTCTTATACATGGTGAAAGGCTACTGTATGATAAGGCATTAAATATggatttgtatatatatgttttgacgCATAGTTTGAAATATTCCAgataaatcaagaaaaaaattcagagaagaaaatgaaattcaaTACAGCCAGCAACATTTCTCATCGTAAGACTTGATTTCTTTGCATATCTTCACATGAGGAATATAGATGGTATAAATCAGACTATTATTGTATGCACAAATAAAATTGTTCACACACATTGACTAATGTTAATCAAGAACCTGAAAGACTTGAATACTCAAAGACCAAAAGCATTGTGTTTGCTCTTTCATATTTTGCTGTAATTGTGGAATTATTGAGGCAGCTCAAATCGtcaatgaaatttcttttgaAGCCTCATTGGTCATGAAATATGTGTAGCCTGCTGAAAATAACAGACTCTTAATCAGACTTGCTAATTTTCATCTTCGATCCAAGTAGATTTGGATACTTGCGTACACTTGCACTCTTGGATTCTCATCTGATTCACAGAATTAGGACGGCATTGAgaacttttttttctaaaaaaaaaaaaaaggaacaaaaaaaagaagttgaaagTTGGAGGGTTGTGTACCTGGGCCTAAAATAACTACAATGATTTCATGCCCCAGCCATTTGTGATCGTGTAACCTTTTGATTGGCATGAGTTGTTCTATTTGCACTAGAGTTGTGCGCAATTGTATAAATAACTCTCTTGCATGGAGTTTGGTGCACAGCTTTCCTACATGCGGTTTGTGACATCCTTGAGTTGCCAGCCATTCATAGGTTTATCCCGGGGAAGGGGGATTCATATTAGGCCTTACCCAATGGGTGTATTGTGCACAACTTTCTTATTGTAGTTCTTGCTTGGTTGGAGGACTCAACGTACTCTGAGTTATTGCTCTCCTTTTATgtttcattaaatttgtagcACTAAGAGGCAATGGTGGATTACAACTCTAGTATAGTGGCTTGTTACTTTTCaagttttacttgttttttctttttctgttagAATGAATGTCCAAAAAGTagggatttttcaaaattatatcaTTATCAATAAAAGGCTACTAGACCAATCAATTTCTggttgcatttattttttttgtactaTCATCGGACATGATGTATTGGTTATGGTTGTAGATCAGAGTTACCGGATTCCCCACCCACCCTACAAACCCTGAAGTGGATCATCTATCCTGGTTTGTGATATATTAATGTGCCAATTCCCCAAAATGGTGATCCCAAATGCAGTGTTTATTCCTCACTGTTAAATAAAGATGTGAGATTTGGCTAAAACAGAAATTATAAGACATGGAGAAATggaaaagacttttttttttttttttttgatgtcggggaacctctccaagacAAAGCCCTTCGGACTCACCCCTGTAGAATAAACTCTGGTCCCATGCACCGCACCTtcggaagtttccctacatGGAACTGTTTAAATCGCTGGTTTTTCACTAGGGGGTGTGGCCTCAAGGGATTGTTTGTACCCATGAGATGTTGAACCTTGAACCTTGAAGGAATgatacctcaagaccaaggTCTTCACCACttaggccaaccccttggggttagaGAAATGGAAAAacttgtgatatatatatgcctACTGTGTCAAAGTGACtcaagtgttttgatgtgaacCACAGCCCCAGATAGTGAACAGAAAATGACACTTCCACCCCCCATAAACAAGGGGTGATGATTGAGGTTTGAGTGGGTGACTTAATgaccaagaagaaaagaagaagaaaaagtgaacCAACTAAGCCTACCCTTAGTATGTTTCAAATTGTTTTTAGGAAATAGAgcttttgtctaaaataaaaataaaaataaacactgAAAGTGCTTTTTAGGAAAAGGCTCATTTTTAAGCTTCTctcaaaacataatttttagcCTTTTTTAGAGCCAAAAAATCAATTGGCTTTTATTTTTGATAGATTGGGTGCAACTTATAGCTGTTAGTTCTGAACGATTGTGTAACTATGTACTTCGAATAGCATCATTATAGCAGGCTATGAAACATGGCTCTTCACTCAGTATTCTCAGATGATAAAAGTACTAAGGGGTTCTCCTGTGTCCTGAACCTAATGAGTTTGCCCAATAGTGTTACAGAATAAAAAGGATGGCAActcaacaaaatggagaagaagaagatcaacaAGCCACACAAGCCCCAGCTGTTGGCTTGAGAGCAATGTTGGAAGAACGGTACCGGAAAACCAAAGAGCATGCAGAAACTTACCCTTACGTGTGGGCTTCATATATTGTTGTATATGGTGGTTTTGGCCTATGGCTTACCTACAGATGGAGAAAGCTTCGCAAAACTGAGGACAGAGTACGGGTCCTTCAAGAGAGACTACGCAAGCTTGTTGAAGCTGAAGAGTCCAAAACCTCTGCCACATCGGTTAAAAAGGCTCCACCATCTGCCGATAAACCGCCCGAATAGTTAGGTTTGCTTGCTGCTAATTCAATTCAGCTTCTTTTACCCATCAATATTGTGTCAAGTATTACTTGAAAACAGATTGCTTTTGCATCGTCAAATTGAATGTGAGAATCGAAGAAGCCTAAAATCATGATAATTTCAAGAAATTGTTGGGCATCAAGTAGGAAAATTTGCTCTTGTTTACTTTGGTCAAGATCCGAGATTCAAATATGTTGAAATCTGCAAAATATCATGGTCAATTTATTAGAGAATGACTAATAGTGATGAATAATTGTATTCTATACATATGTTATCTCAACATAGAATTTTTGTTGAAGAGGTCACA from Corylus avellana chromosome ca1, CavTom2PMs-1.0 encodes the following:
- the LOC132190421 gene encoding uncharacterized protein LOC132190421; translation: MATQQNGEEEDQQATQAPAVGLRAMLEERYRKTKEHAETYPYVWASYIVVYGGFGLWLTYRWRKLRKTEDRVRVLQERLRKLVEAEESKTSATSVKKAPPSADKPPE